Proteins co-encoded in one Deinococcus aerius genomic window:
- a CDS encoding MFS transporter, with protein sequence MPLRAVVVIGLMFFVGTVWQVYILMFLLNALTAFFTPTNPATVPLVMGRDDARPAFALSSATTELLGIVGPGLAGVLAAVLGARALFGVTPAVARK encoded by the coding sequence GTGCCACTTCGGGCGGTGGTCGTCATCGGCTTGATGTTCTTCGTGGGCACCGTGTGGCAGGTGTACATCCTGATGTTCCTGCTCAACGCCCTAACGGCCTTTTTTACTCCGACCAACCCGGCCACCGTCCCGCTGGTGATGGGCCGGGACGACGCCAGACCCGCTTTTGCCCTGTCCAGTGCCACCACCGAGTTGCTGGGCATCGTGGGTCCTGGGCTGGCCGGAGTGCTTGCCGCCGTGCTGGGCGCCCGCGCCCTCTTTGGGGTGACGCCAGCAGTGGCGCGGAAATGA
- a CDS encoding bifunctional metallophosphatase/5'-nucleotidase: MLIRTLPLAALTLALVACSPDPVPPGPPVTLQFLDVSDWHAQLDPLSVGSGTGAYQVGGAAVLSAYFKQDRASNPNTLTLTGGDAYGASPPLSGFFGEVPAVEAMNAMGFDADTFGNHNFDRGTAFLQGLIDRAKFSYLSANLENLDANLRNVAPYKIFTVGGVKVAVVGLTNPEAPTLVAPGALGTLVVTDPVAAATRARAAALTQGAQVFVAIAHLGVTGQDASRAATGPLIDFAKSVRGFDVIFGDHTNEKFSGFVGDALVVENLSKGASYAKVNLTYDLASRRVTDRVNTFVEPRVDAVTPDPAVEQVLVPYRAQLAQQLDRRVGVATDVFPRGGNVERLQEVALGDLIADAFRARYGTQLAIQNGGSIRSPLPSSYAPQDKSLRRPAPGYQPGPPYDLVAGDVYSVLPFGNTVVTRTVTGTQLYAALENSVSALPAASGRFLQVSGFSFTYDVSRPVGSRVVRVTLDGGTPIQKDATTHTLALSDFTNSGGDEYTMFADGQGTTREPDAQVVLEYIQGLGTVTPTVGQRIRAVTGN, encoded by the coding sequence ATGCTGATCAGGACCCTGCCGCTCGCCGCCCTGACCCTCGCGCTCGTGGCCTGCTCCCCCGACCCCGTGCCCCCGGGGCCGCCCGTCACCCTCCAGTTCCTCGACGTGTCGGACTGGCACGCGCAACTCGACCCCCTGAGCGTGGGCAGCGGCACAGGTGCCTACCAGGTGGGCGGCGCGGCCGTGCTCAGCGCGTACTTCAAGCAGGATCGCGCGAGCAACCCCAACACCCTCACCCTCACCGGCGGCGATGCCTACGGGGCGTCCCCGCCCCTGTCGGGCTTCTTCGGTGAGGTGCCCGCCGTGGAGGCCATGAACGCGATGGGCTTCGACGCGGACACCTTCGGCAACCACAACTTCGACCGGGGCACGGCCTTCCTCCAGGGGCTCATCGACCGGGCCAAGTTCTCGTACCTCTCCGCGAACCTGGAGAATCTGGACGCGAACCTAAGGAACGTGGCCCCGTACAAGATCTTCACCGTCGGCGGGGTAAAGGTCGCCGTGGTCGGGCTGACCAACCCGGAGGCGCCCACCCTGGTCGCGCCGGGTGCGCTGGGCACCCTGGTGGTCACGGACCCCGTGGCCGCGGCGACCCGGGCGCGGGCGGCCGCGCTCACCCAGGGCGCCCAGGTCTTCGTGGCGATCGCGCACCTGGGGGTAACTGGTCAGGACGCCTCGCGGGCGGCGACCGGGCCCCTGATCGATTTTGCCAAGAGCGTGCGCGGCTTCGACGTGATCTTCGGGGACCACACCAACGAGAAGTTCAGCGGCTTCGTGGGGGACGCCCTGGTCGTGGAGAACCTCAGCAAGGGCGCGAGCTACGCGAAGGTGAACCTCACCTACGACCTCGCGAGCCGCCGGGTGACGGACCGGGTGAACACCTTCGTCGAGCCGCGCGTGGACGCCGTCACGCCCGACCCCGCCGTCGAGCAGGTGCTCGTCCCCTACCGCGCCCAGCTCGCCCAGCAGCTCGACCGCCGAGTCGGGGTGGCCACCGACGTGTTCCCGCGTGGGGGCAACGTCGAGCGGTTGCAGGAGGTCGCGCTGGGCGACCTGATCGCGGACGCCTTCCGGGCCCGCTACGGCACCCAGCTCGCCATCCAGAACGGCGGCAGCATCCGCAGCCCGCTGCCCTCCAGCTACGCGCCGCAGGACAAGAGCCTGCGCCGCCCCGCGCCCGGGTACCAGCCGGGGCCGCCCTACGACCTGGTGGCGGGGGACGTGTACTCGGTGCTGCCCTTCGGGAACACCGTCGTGACCCGCACCGTCACGGGCACGCAGCTCTACGCCGCGCTGGAGAACAGCGTCTCGGCCCTCCCCGCCGCCAGCGGGCGCTTCCTGCAGGTGTCGGGCTTCTCGTTCACGTACGACGTGAGCCGGCCGGTGGGGTCGCGCGTCGTCCGCGTCACCCTGGACGGCGGCACGCCGATTCAAAAGGACGCCACGACCCACACCCTGGCCCTGAGCGACTTCACCAACAGCGGCGGGGACGAGTACACCATGTTCGCCGACGGGCAGGGCACCACCCGGGAGCCCGACGCGCAGGTCGTGCTCGAGTACATCCAGGGGCTCGGCACGGTGACGCCCACGGTCGGGCAGCGCATCCGGGCCGTCACCGGAAACTGA
- a CDS encoding MFS transporter, producing MNALATFAALRNPLFARLYFAQTVSQIGDALTWVGLALLAAQLAGPAQAPAVLAVALTLRVTAFVLFSPLAGVIADRVNRRTLLAMCHFGRWSSSA from the coding sequence GTGAACGCCCTCGCCACCTTCGCGGCCCTGAGAAATCCCCTCTTCGCCCGCTTGTATTTCGCCCAGACTGTAAGTCAGATCGGGGACGCCCTGACCTGGGTGGGCCTGGCCCTCCTCGCCGCCCAGCTCGCGGGTCCCGCCCAGGCCCCCGCCGTGCTGGCGGTCGCCCTGACGCTGCGGGTCACGGCCTTCGTGCTGTTCAGTCCTCTCGCGGGCGTGATCGCGGACCGGGTGAACCGCCGCACCCTGCTTGCCATGTGCCACTTCGGGCGGTGGTCGTCATCGGCTTGA
- a CDS encoding TlpA family protein disulfide reductase — translation MNIGPDALKIGSLVLGWSQLTLVLGLLAWSSLARFRGAGLAAAVALVTARLWATLPGLFGNLGQPLGAGVLELLDVRRGGWAWGPGLAAGLLALWWPRRRLPDRLALPLLVTVLAGVLPLLLRPTPAVQTFPEARFPRLAGGTVSRPAPLPRPGVVNLWATWCPPCRAEMPLLMRAVRAGEPVVLLNVGEPAGRVGAFLGAYAPAGATWLGGEAVTGTLRVSGFPTTLAVNARGRIVARHLGPLSSAQLQTLIRQAKDTP, via the coding sequence GTGAACATCGGGCCCGATGCCCTGAAGATCGGTTCGCTGGTGCTGGGCTGGTCGCAGCTCACGCTGGTGCTCGGCCTGCTGGCGTGGTCCTCCCTGGCCCGCTTCCGGGGGGCGGGCCTGGCCGCGGCCGTGGCCCTGGTCACCGCCCGCCTCTGGGCGACCCTGCCCGGCCTCTTCGGGAACCTGGGCCAGCCCCTGGGCGCGGGGGTGCTCGAACTGCTGGACGTCCGGCGGGGCGGCTGGGCGTGGGGGCCGGGCCTCGCGGCGGGGCTGCTGGCCCTCTGGTGGCCCCGCCGGCGGCTGCCCGACCGGCTGGCCCTCCCGCTGCTCGTCACCGTTCTGGCGGGCGTGCTGCCCCTGCTGCTCCGACCCACCCCCGCCGTGCAGACGTTCCCGGAGGCGCGCTTCCCGCGCCTCGCGGGGGGCACGGTCTCCCGCCCGGCCCCGCTGCCCCGCCCGGGCGTGGTGAACCTGTGGGCCACCTGGTGCCCGCCCTGCCGGGCGGAGATGCCGCTCCTGATGCGGGCGGTCCGGGCGGGGGAACCCGTGGTGCTGCTGAACGTCGGTGAACCCGCGGGGCGGGTGGGGGCGTTCCTGGGCGCCTACGCACCCGCGGGCGCCACCTGGCTGGGTGGGGAGGCGGTCACCGGGACGCTGCGGGTCAGCGGTTTCCCCACCACCCTGGCCGTGAACGCGCGGGGCCGCATCGTCGCCCGGCACCTCGGCCCGCTCAGCAGCGCCCAGCTGCAAACCCTGATCCGGCAGGCGAAGGACACCCCCTGA
- a CDS encoding cation-translocating P-type ATPase, with the protein MTAEPKAALPHAQDPGLTLRDLAASPERGLSEAAARERLAQFGPNVRVRPRQVTFLRVALEEITEPMILLLLAVGMVYALWGDPRDALAILGIIAAILAIELTIEFRAKKAVAALGTLVPTRTTVLRGGQETSIDTADLVPGDVVLLRSGERVPADLRLLEGSSLALDESALTGESVPVEKDAHAVLPADAPLAERSNMLYAGTVITRGSGRAVVVATGTQTEIGRITGLVDAAREPKTPLQKAMKALSGTLVKVALAFSIGIPLLGVLLGQPVKPMLLTGMTLAFATIPEEMPIIITLVLGFGALTLARQRALVKRLQAAEALGAVTVLATDKTGTLTQNVMTVRQLAPASRVSEWELRLAAGLATERGSDDPTDQAVLREVEAQPGTWTPLRAFPFTAETRAVTVVQRQGEVAVAYTKGALESLLNWAAPGTDRAHWQQTAGDMGAQGLRVLAVGRKPVDTQPLDHTGATRGLTLLGLIGLSDPPRPEAGTAVQEAREAGIRVIMITGDHPVTAAAIAREVGLPESRVVTGAELDTLTPQGWEDAARIATVFARVTPEHKLRLVERLQGQGEIVAMTGDGVNDAPALKQANVGVAMGGRGSDVAREAAAVVLTDNNFATLVSAVREGRRLYDNLRKGTRYYLAIKVALILAALVTVLLGLPVIFAPIQIIVLELFMDVNAALGFATEKAEPDVMKRPPRDPQEPFLDAPLVRGLLLGGLCLFAVVLANYLRVTFLVPGATAALAQTEAFLTWLLGHATLAFVMRGERGRVPLKNFFANRVITLWTLAVVVTCALAVSVPGVQRVLKTVPIPSSDWAWVIGLALLGALAFSLLGILIRPGRTAHARALGTP; encoded by the coding sequence GTGACGGCCGAGCCCAAGGCGGCGTTGCCCCACGCCCAGGACCCCGGGCTCACCCTCCGGGACCTGGCCGCCTCGCCCGAGCGCGGACTGAGCGAGGCCGCCGCGCGGGAACGCCTCGCTCAGTTCGGCCCCAACGTCCGTGTGCGCCCCCGACAGGTCACCTTCCTCAGGGTCGCCCTGGAAGAGATCACCGAGCCGATGATCCTGCTGCTGCTCGCCGTCGGCATGGTGTACGCCCTGTGGGGCGACCCCCGGGACGCCCTCGCCATCCTGGGCATCATCGCGGCGATCCTCGCCATCGAGCTGACCATCGAGTTCCGCGCGAAAAAGGCCGTTGCCGCCCTGGGAACGCTGGTGCCCACCCGGACGACCGTGCTGCGGGGTGGGCAGGAGACCAGCATCGACACCGCCGACCTCGTGCCGGGGGACGTGGTGCTGCTGCGCTCCGGGGAACGGGTCCCGGCGGACCTGCGGCTGCTGGAAGGCTCCTCGCTCGCCCTCGACGAGTCCGCCCTGACCGGGGAGTCCGTTCCGGTGGAAAAGGACGCCCACGCCGTTCTGCCCGCGGACGCCCCGCTCGCCGAGCGTTCCAACATGCTTTACGCCGGGACCGTGATCACCCGGGGAAGTGGCCGGGCCGTGGTGGTCGCCACCGGCACACAGACGGAAATCGGGCGCATCACCGGGCTGGTGGACGCGGCCCGCGAGCCCAAGACGCCCCTCCAGAAGGCGATGAAGGCCCTCAGCGGCACCCTGGTCAAGGTGGCCCTCGCGTTCAGCATCGGGATTCCCCTGCTGGGCGTCCTGCTGGGGCAGCCGGTCAAACCCATGCTGCTGACCGGGATGACCCTGGCGTTCGCCACCATCCCCGAGGAGATGCCCATCATCATCACCCTGGTGCTGGGCTTCGGGGCGCTCACCCTGGCCCGCCAGCGCGCCCTGGTCAAACGCCTTCAGGCCGCCGAGGCGCTGGGGGCCGTCACCGTGCTGGCGACCGACAAGACGGGCACCCTCACCCAGAACGTCATGACTGTCCGGCAGCTCGCGCCCGCCTCCAGGGTCAGCGAGTGGGAACTGCGCCTGGCCGCCGGGCTCGCCACCGAGCGAGGGTCTGACGATCCCACGGATCAGGCGGTGCTTCGGGAAGTGGAGGCCCAGCCGGGCACCTGGACTCCCCTGCGGGCCTTTCCATTCACCGCCGAGACGCGGGCGGTGACGGTCGTGCAACGGCAGGGCGAGGTCGCGGTGGCCTACACCAAGGGTGCCCTGGAAAGCCTGCTGAATTGGGCGGCACCGGGAACCGACCGGGCGCACTGGCAACAGACCGCCGGGGACATGGGCGCCCAGGGGCTGCGCGTGCTCGCCGTCGGCCGCAAGCCGGTGGACACGCAGCCCCTCGACCACACGGGCGCCACGCGGGGCCTCACCCTGCTCGGGCTGATCGGCCTGAGTGATCCGCCTCGCCCGGAGGCGGGGACCGCTGTTCAGGAAGCGCGCGAGGCCGGAATCCGGGTCATCATGATCACCGGCGATCACCCCGTCACGGCGGCGGCCATCGCCCGCGAGGTGGGCCTGCCGGAGTCGCGGGTCGTCACGGGGGCGGAACTCGACACGCTGACCCCGCAGGGCTGGGAGGACGCCGCCCGCATCGCCACGGTGTTCGCCCGAGTGACGCCGGAACACAAGCTGCGTCTGGTCGAGCGGCTGCAAGGCCAGGGGGAGATCGTCGCCATGACCGGGGACGGGGTGAACGACGCCCCCGCCCTCAAGCAGGCCAACGTCGGCGTGGCGATGGGTGGGCGGGGCTCGGATGTGGCCCGCGAGGCGGCGGCCGTCGTCCTGACCGACAACAACTTCGCCACCCTGGTCTCCGCGGTGCGGGAAGGGCGGCGGCTGTACGACAACCTCCGCAAGGGGACCCGCTACTACCTCGCCATCAAGGTCGCCTTGATCCTCGCGGCGCTGGTGACGGTGCTGCTGGGCCTGCCGGTGATCTTCGCGCCCATCCAGATCATCGTGCTGGAACTGTTCATGGACGTGAACGCCGCCCTGGGCTTTGCCACCGAAAAGGCCGAGCCGGACGTGATGAAGCGCCCGCCCCGTGATCCGCAAGAGCCCTTCCTCGACGCGCCCCTGGTGCGGGGCCTCTTGCTGGGCGGGCTGTGCCTGTTCGCGGTGGTGCTGGCGAACTACCTGCGGGTGACGTTCCTGGTGCCGGGCGCGACGGCCGCCCTCGCGCAGACCGAGGCGTTCCTGACCTGGCTGCTCGGCCACGCGACCCTCGCCTTCGTGATGCGGGGTGAGCGGGGGCGGGTTCCCCTGAAGAACTTCTTTGCGAACCGGGTCATCACGCTCTGGACTCTGGCGGTGGTCGTCACCTGTGCCCTCGCGGTCAGCGTGCCCGGGGTACAGCGGGTGCTCAAGACCGTGCCCATTCCCTCTTCCGACTGGGCCTGGGTGATCGGTCTGGCGCTGCTTGGCGCGCTGGCCTTCTCCCTGCTCGGCATCCTGATCCGGCCCGGACGCACCGCTCACGCGCGGGCACTGGGCACCCCATGA
- a CDS encoding DUF421 domain-containing protein, translated as MNPALNALAIYGFLLLVFRVAGRRTLGQITTFDLVLLLVISESVQNALVRNDYSLTNAFVLILTLVTLDVGLSLFTRRFKSADRVLEGMPLVIVERGECLTDLMRRARVDREDVLAAARKLHGLSRLDQIEFAVLERSGELSIIPTKGNA; from the coding sequence ATGAATCCTGCCCTGAATGCCCTCGCCATCTACGGATTCCTGCTGCTCGTCTTCCGCGTCGCGGGTAGGCGCACCCTGGGACAGATCACCACCTTCGACCTGGTGCTGCTCCTCGTGATCAGCGAGTCGGTGCAAAACGCCCTCGTCCGCAACGACTACTCGCTGACCAACGCCTTCGTTCTCATCCTGACCCTGGTCACGCTGGACGTCGGATTGTCGCTGTTTACCCGCCGCTTCAAGAGCGCGGACCGGGTGCTGGAAGGGATGCCGCTCGTCATCGTGGAACGGGGCGAGTGCCTGACCGACCTGATGCGCCGCGCCCGGGTGGACCGGGAGGACGTGCTGGCCGCCGCACGCAAGCTGCATGGCCTCAGCCGCCTGGACCAGATCGAGTTCGCGGTGCTGGAGCGCAGCGGCGAGCTGTCCATCATCCCCACGAAAGGCAACGCATGA
- a CDS encoding UvrD-helicase domain-containing protein codes for MTPRPTYPVVLLPPRLQQALASSPDLPAFDVPPPTEDAFPPDLSPGKSLLSTFYGLLRLRGQADTLTAPERQAARARYEAAVRQHRSARAEFEAAERAKLTPEVLHAHRRRKVAALLESSAVEGVGESFALAGLAEMHLFEHLQRHFQGRILRRRLLASGQKTYHPDFLYFDPAHRLRLDIELDEPYGLGHKLPIHFVEFDEGAQTYRSGDEARDEAFLAAGWPVIRFSEQQAVENPDGCARVVAEVVERLTGQGTLSLAAVLPVSSHLLWTREEANVLAAEDTRLHLTAHVKRVDEKPAPKPRRVFVPSEYQQRIFDFLESGEGHGLVIAVAGSGKSTTLLESVRVIKRGSPRARIAMLAFNRSIRHELEVKLTGAGIDDVETATLNGFGMRVLNRRKRGIRVDQHKAAGMLNRAAQDVLGTRLSQDDLKRARNLYEKFQSYIHLDPSDPEHYAQLARQYNVTDAEGLQPIVARALDLTVAAYQAQNLISLDEQNYLPVRLNLPLQPYDFVFVDECQDLTQTQLELVRRAAGETGRLLFVGDPRQAIMGFRGADNNSVENIRRLPHPPRELKLTVSYRCPKSHVRRARALMPAIEAAPDAREGEVFEVGWAQAFGYVRERDLLFARNNDLVDLIVLELLCRGLTLDYEGQAALRPDKSDEEEALESDSGRVRKVVTELRNLTAGFVPASAPRARPPLGPRDKPLKVLLPWVLGRLHEQAQRWDGGEFRTFVEAVTAPDPRMGVRVSSAHQAKGLEADRVFVMGYPLFARPRQDQQEWERQQEENLKYVALTRARETLYLVGLP; via the coding sequence GTGACTCCCCGCCCCACCTACCCCGTCGTCCTGCTTCCACCACGTCTCCAGCAGGCGCTCGCCTCCAGTCCGGACCTCCCCGCGTTCGATGTCCCCCCGCCGACCGAGGACGCCTTCCCCCCGGACCTCTCCCCCGGCAAGAGTCTCCTGTCCACCTTCTACGGCCTGCTCAGGCTCAGGGGGCAGGCGGACACCCTCACCGCCCCGGAACGTCAGGCCGCCAGGGCCCGGTACGAGGCCGCCGTGCGTCAGCACCGATCGGCCCGGGCCGAGTTCGAGGCGGCCGAGCGCGCCAAGCTCACCCCCGAAGTCCTGCACGCCCACCGGCGGCGGAAGGTGGCCGCCCTGCTGGAAAGCTCGGCCGTGGAGGGGGTCGGGGAGAGCTTCGCCCTGGCCGGTCTCGCGGAGATGCACCTGTTCGAGCACCTCCAGCGGCACTTCCAGGGCCGCATCCTGCGCCGCCGCCTGCTGGCGAGCGGTCAGAAGACCTACCACCCCGACTTCCTGTACTTCGATCCCGCCCACCGCCTGCGGCTCGACATCGAACTCGACGAGCCGTACGGCCTGGGGCACAAGCTGCCGATCCACTTCGTGGAGTTCGACGAGGGGGCGCAGACCTACCGCAGCGGGGACGAGGCCCGGGATGAGGCCTTTCTCGCGGCCGGCTGGCCGGTGATCCGCTTCTCCGAGCAGCAGGCGGTGGAGAACCCGGACGGCTGCGCCCGGGTCGTCGCGGAGGTGGTCGAGCGCCTGACCGGGCAGGGCACGCTCTCCCTGGCCGCCGTCCTGCCGGTCTCGTCACACCTCCTCTGGACGCGTGAGGAGGCCAACGTGCTGGCCGCCGAGGACACCCGGCTTCACCTCACCGCTCACGTCAAACGGGTGGACGAGAAGCCTGCCCCGAAACCGCGGCGGGTGTTCGTCCCTTCCGAGTATCAGCAGCGCATCTTCGACTTCCTGGAGTCCGGGGAGGGGCATGGTCTGGTCATCGCCGTCGCCGGAAGTGGCAAGAGCACCACCCTGCTGGAGAGTGTCAGGGTCATCAAGCGCGGTAGCCCCCGGGCGCGAATCGCGATGCTCGCCTTCAACCGCAGCATCCGGCACGAGCTGGAGGTAAAGCTCACCGGGGCGGGGATCGACGACGTGGAGACGGCGACCCTGAACGGGTTCGGGATGCGGGTGCTCAACCGGCGCAAACGCGGGATCAGGGTGGATCAGCACAAGGCGGCGGGCATGCTCAACCGGGCGGCCCAGGACGTGCTGGGGACCCGGCTGAGTCAGGACGACCTGAAACGCGCCCGCAACCTCTACGAGAAGTTCCAGAGCTATATCCACCTCGATCCTTCGGACCCCGAGCACTACGCGCAACTGGCCCGGCAGTACAACGTGACGGACGCCGAAGGGTTGCAGCCCATCGTCGCCCGTGCCCTGGACCTGACCGTGGCCGCCTACCAGGCCCAGAACCTGATCAGCCTCGACGAGCAGAACTACCTGCCGGTGCGGCTGAACCTGCCCCTGCAGCCGTACGACTTTGTGTTCGTGGACGAGTGCCAGGACCTGACCCAGACGCAACTGGAGCTGGTGCGGCGGGCCGCCGGGGAAACAGGACGGCTGCTCTTCGTGGGGGATCCCCGGCAGGCCATCATGGGCTTTCGAGGGGCGGACAACAACAGCGTCGAGAACATCAGGCGGCTGCCCCACCCGCCACGGGAACTGAAGCTGACCGTCAGCTACCGTTGCCCGAAGTCCCATGTCCGGCGAGCGCGGGCCCTGATGCCCGCCATCGAGGCGGCACCGGACGCCCGGGAGGGGGAGGTGTTCGAGGTGGGCTGGGCGCAGGCGTTCGGGTACGTCCGGGAACGGGATCTGCTGTTCGCCCGCAACAACGACCTGGTCGACCTGATCGTGCTGGAACTGCTGTGCCGGGGCCTGACCCTGGATTACGAGGGTCAGGCGGCGCTTCGACCCGACAAGTCGGACGAGGAGGAGGCCCTGGAGAGCGATTCGGGAAGGGTCCGGAAGGTGGTGACGGAGCTGCGGAACCTCACGGCGGGCTTCGTCCCAGCCAGCGCGCCCAGGGCCCGCCCTCCGCTCGGCCCCAGGGACAAACCGCTGAAGGTCCTGTTGCCGTGGGTGCTGGGCCGGTTGCACGAGCAGGCGCAGCGCTGGGATGGCGGTGAGTTCAGGACCTTCGTGGAGGCGGTGACGGCCCCGGACCCGCGGATGGGCGTGCGGGTGTCCAGTGCCCACCAGGCCAAGGGGCTGGAGGCGGACCGGGTGTTCGTGATGGGCTACCCCCTCTTCGCCAGGCCGCGGCAGGATCAGCAGGAGTGGGAGCGGCAGCAGGAGGAGAACCTGAAGTACGTGGCGCTCACCCGCGCCCGGGAGACGCTGTACCTGGTGGGGCTGCCCTGA
- a CDS encoding phosphatase PAP2 family protein, with protein MTRGHHHRHLDRLDHLLRTHWRTLLLLFALVLLPLWGFGEIAEQLLQKEPIPFEVPLMLWIHGHASAFQNGVAVTFSLLGSARGMIPIALVLFVVLYRLRHRLAWFALLSLGGVAGLNFVMKQLFERPRPSLWTPALPENDSSFPSGHAMFAAALAATVVVVLWRTRWHWLALVLGVLYVLGMMWSRVYIGVHYPSDVTAGALFSLAWVVALTRVLHPQRALEAGRSQGEEVHASR; from the coding sequence ATGACCCGCGGACACCACCACCGGCACCTGGACCGCCTGGATCACCTGCTCAGGACGCACTGGCGCACCCTGCTGCTGCTGTTCGCGCTGGTATTGCTGCCCTTGTGGGGCTTCGGGGAGATCGCCGAGCAGCTCCTCCAGAAAGAACCCATCCCCTTCGAGGTGCCGCTGATGCTGTGGATTCACGGGCACGCCAGCGCGTTTCAGAACGGGGTGGCCGTGACCTTCTCGCTGCTGGGCAGCGCGCGGGGGATGATTCCCATTGCCCTGGTGTTGTTCGTGGTGCTGTACCGGCTGCGGCACCGCCTGGCGTGGTTCGCGCTGCTCTCGCTGGGGGGCGTTGCCGGGCTGAACTTCGTGATGAAGCAGCTCTTCGAGCGGCCCCGCCCAAGCCTGTGGACACCCGCCCTGCCCGAGAACGACAGTTCCTTTCCCAGCGGGCACGCGATGTTTGCCGCCGCCCTGGCCGCCACGGTGGTGGTCGTCCTGTGGCGGACCCGCTGGCACTGGCTGGCCCTGGTGTTGGGGGTGCTGTACGTGCTGGGGATGATGTGGTCGCGGGTGTACATCGGCGTGCATTACCCCAGCGACGTGACGGCGGGGGCGCTGTTCTCGCTGGCCTGGGTGGTCGCCCTGACCCGGGTGCTGCATCCCCAGCGCGCCTTGGAAGCCGGGCGGAGCCAGGGTGAAGAGGTCCACGCCAGCCGGTAA
- a CDS encoding ArsR/SmtB family transcription factor: MHQHPVPSPPHPEDLARVSEVFKALSEPTRAQLVLLLPGGQRSVMRLVKALGQPQSTVSRHLALLRGADLVRTRREGPSVHHRLADTHVAQLVREAFSHAQHDRLGLPDHPAAETVKEHVR, encoded by the coding sequence ATGCACCAGCATCCCGTTCCGTCTCCGCCCCACCCCGAAGACCTGGCGCGGGTCAGCGAGGTCTTCAAGGCCTTGTCCGAACCCACCCGGGCTCAGCTCGTGTTGCTGCTCCCGGGCGGCCAGCGCAGCGTCATGAGGCTGGTCAAGGCATTGGGCCAGCCACAGAGCACGGTCAGTCGCCACCTCGCCCTGCTCCGGGGGGCCGACCTGGTCAGGACCCGCCGAGAGGGTCCCAGCGTGCACCACCGCCTGGCTGACACCCACGTCGCACAGCTCGTGCGGGAGGCCTTCAGCCACGCCCAGCACGACCGCCTGGGTCTCCCGGATCATCCCGCCGCCGAGACGGTGAAGGAGCATGTCCGGTGA
- a CDS encoding DedA family protein, with the protein MTGWITALVDALGYPGIVLVMFLENIFPPLPSELIMPLAGFSASRGTLRLPGVILAGTLGSVLGALPLYWIGFALGKPRLVRLAQRYERLLMVRPADVERADTWFARRGPLTVLLLRLVPGVRSLISIPAGLARMPLPLFLLLTTLGTAVWTALLTLAGYLLGENYAAVERVVGPLGPVVLGTLVLAVLVFIVVRWRAERRAAR; encoded by the coding sequence ATGACCGGGTGGATCACGGCCCTGGTGGACGCACTGGGGTATCCCGGCATCGTCCTGGTGATGTTCCTGGAGAACATCTTTCCCCCCCTGCCCTCCGAGCTGATCATGCCGCTCGCGGGCTTCAGCGCGTCCCGGGGAACGCTCCGCCTGCCCGGCGTGATCCTCGCCGGGACGCTGGGCTCGGTGCTGGGCGCGCTGCCCCTGTACTGGATCGGGTTCGCCCTGGGCAAACCCCGGCTGGTCCGTCTTGCACAGAGGTACGAACGGCTGCTTATGGTGCGCCCTGCGGACGTGGAGCGGGCGGACACCTGGTTCGCGCGGCGCGGCCCCCTGACGGTGCTGCTGCTGCGCCTCGTGCCGGGGGTGCGCTCGCTGATCTCCATCCCGGCGGGCCTCGCCCGGATGCCGCTGCCGCTCTTCCTGCTGCTCACCACCCTGGGCACGGCCGTCTGGACGGCGCTGCTGACGCTGGCCGGATACCTGCTGGGCGAGAACTACGCGGCGGTGGAGCGGGTCGTCGGCCCGCTGGGACCCGTCGTGCTGGGCACGCTGGTGCTGGCGGTCCTGGTGTTCATCGTCGTGCGCTGGCGGGCCGAGCGGCGGGCGGCGCGGTGA
- a CDS encoding Chromate resistance protein ChrB: MEGWLLIYRVPKEPSTARVTIWRRTKQLGALYLQQSVCFLPDREGNRQALDAVAGEVRSFGGEAHVLHVVSEGEEARRLTRRVQEERAAEYAEFHEQVGVLRAELDKETRAGKFTFAELEDMESALERLRAWLGRVEARDVENSEGYRDAARALAGVTEEVGAFAGQVYQREAGALRGQGGEDEA; the protein is encoded by the coding sequence ATGGAAGGCTGGTTGCTGATCTACCGGGTGCCCAAGGAGCCCTCGACCGCGCGGGTGACGATCTGGCGGCGCACCAAACAACTGGGGGCGCTGTACCTCCAGCAGTCGGTGTGCTTCCTGCCCGACCGGGAGGGGAACCGGCAAGCCCTGGACGCCGTGGCGGGGGAAGTCCGCTCCTTTGGCGGCGAGGCGCATGTCCTGCACGTCGTGAGCGAGGGGGAGGAGGCGCGGCGGCTCACCCGCCGGGTGCAGGAGGAACGCGCCGCCGAGTACGCCGAGTTCCACGAGCAGGTGGGGGTGCTGCGCGCGGAACTCGACAAGGAAACGCGGGCGGGGAAGTTCACCTTCGCCGAGTTGGAGGACATGGAGAGCGCCCTGGAACGCCTGCGGGCCTGGCTGGGGCGGGTGGAGGCCCGGGACGTGGAGAACAGCGAGGGCTACCGGGACGCGGCCCGCGCCCTGGCGGGCGTGACCGAGGAGGTCGGCGCGTTCGCCGGGCAGGTATACCAGCGCGAGGCGGGCGCCCTGCGCGGGCAGGGCGGGGAGGACGAGGCGTGA